The Gallus gallus isolate bGalGal1 chromosome 31, bGalGal1.mat.broiler.GRCg7b, whole genome shotgun sequence genome includes a region encoding these proteins:
- the LOC107050008 gene encoding platelet glycoprotein VI isoform X2, with translation MAPMAVNLILGWWLVAASRAQQLPRPSLSLHPSQGVSLGGNVTLRCHLPRLAAWVWLYQEGGWPYKKRKEKEQDAAEFSIVSTQREHAGRYRCQYRVSESAEVSVKSDPVELVLTDLRYPPSSISLHPEQHVGTGTNVTIRCWNKDYGAAFLLHKDGSSDPLQRQESSGGDTATFTLFGVTPAYSGTYRCSYRLWRYAFMSSPLGDSVMLEVTPTAAPPGAADSSHGNLVVAVVGGCTAAFVFILVLIIFFLLSARRRRTQRDESPGAPPKKPEATEFQVPSSDSEGLTYLELQAVTPSTQPPSSPAATQPSVIYTEVAVGGRH, from the exons atggcaccaatggcagtGAACCTCATTCTCG gttggtggctggtggcagcgagcagggcacagcaac tgccccgaccctccctgtcactgcaccccagccagggggtgtccctggggggcAATGTCACCCTGCGGTGCCACCTGCCCCggctggctgcctgggtctGGCTGTACCAGGAAGGAGGTTGGCCGTACAAGAAGcggaaggagaaggagcaggacGCGGCCGAGTTCTCCATTGTTAGCACACAGCGGGAACACGCAGGTCGTTATCGGTGTCAGTACCGGGTGTCTGAGTCAGCCGAGGTGTCAGTGAagagtgaccccgtggagctggtgctgacag ATCTCAGATATCCCCCATCCAGCATTTCCCTTCACCCTGAGCAACATGTGGGAACAGGGACCAATGTCACCATCCGCTGCTGGAACAAGGACTATGGGGccgccttcctcctgcacaaggatggGAGCTCAGACCCTCTCCAGCGCCAGGAGTCCAGTGGTGGGGACACAGCCACTTTCACCctctttggggtgaccccagctTACAGTGGCACCTACAGGTGCTCCTACCGCCTCTGGCGCTATGCCTTTAtgtcctcaccccttggggacagcgtgatgctggaggtgacacccacagctgcaccccCAG gtgctgcagaCAGTTCTCAtgggaacctggtggtggcagtggttggtggctgcactgctgcttttgtcttCATCCTCGTCCTtatcatcttcttcctcctctctgcccgCAGACGTCGGACACAGAGAGATGAGAGCCCTG gtgccccccccaaaaagcctGAGGCCACGGAGTTCCAG GTGCCTTCCAGTGACAGCGAGGGACTGACCTACTTGGAGCTGCAAGCTGTgacccccagcacacagccccccagctcccccGCGGCCACTCAGCCCTCTGTTATCTACACCGAGGTGGCCGTTGGGGGGCGCCACTGA
- the LOC107050008 gene encoding platelet glycoprotein VI isoform X1: protein MAPMAVNLILGWWLVAASRAQQLPRPSLSLHPSQGVSLGGNVTLRCHLPRLAAWVWLYQEGGWPYKKRKEKEQDAAEFSIVSTQREHAGRYRCQYRVSESAEVSVKSDPVELVLTDLRYPPSSISLHPEQHVGTGTNVTIRCWNKDYGAAFLLHKDGSSDPLQRQESSGGDTATFTLFGVTPAYSGTYRCSYRLWRYAFMSSPLGDSVMLEVTPTAAPPGAADSSHGNLVVAVVGGCTAAFVFILVLIIFFLLSARRRRTQRDESPGAPPKKPEATEFQLCPQVPSSDSEGLTYLELQAVTPSTQPPSSPAATQPSVIYTEVAVGGRH, encoded by the exons atggcaccaatggcagtGAACCTCATTCTCG gttggtggctggtggcagcgagcagggcacagcaac tgccccgaccctccctgtcactgcaccccagccagggggtgtccctggggggcAATGTCACCCTGCGGTGCCACCTGCCCCggctggctgcctgggtctGGCTGTACCAGGAAGGAGGTTGGCCGTACAAGAAGcggaaggagaaggagcaggacGCGGCCGAGTTCTCCATTGTTAGCACACAGCGGGAACACGCAGGTCGTTATCGGTGTCAGTACCGGGTGTCTGAGTCAGCCGAGGTGTCAGTGAagagtgaccccgtggagctggtgctgacag ATCTCAGATATCCCCCATCCAGCATTTCCCTTCACCCTGAGCAACATGTGGGAACAGGGACCAATGTCACCATCCGCTGCTGGAACAAGGACTATGGGGccgccttcctcctgcacaaggatggGAGCTCAGACCCTCTCCAGCGCCAGGAGTCCAGTGGTGGGGACACAGCCACTTTCACCctctttggggtgaccccagctTACAGTGGCACCTACAGGTGCTCCTACCGCCTCTGGCGCTATGCCTTTAtgtcctcaccccttggggacagcgtgatgctggaggtgacacccacagctgcaccccCAG gtgctgcagaCAGTTCTCAtgggaacctggtggtggcagtggttggtggctgcactgctgcttttgtcttCATCCTCGTCCTtatcatcttcttcctcctctctgcccgCAGACGTCGGACACAGAGAGATGAGAGCCCTG gtgccccccccaaaaagcctGAGGCCACGGAGTTCCAG CTGTGTCCCCAGGTGCCTTCCAGTGACAGCGAGGGACTGACCTACTTGGAGCTGCAAGCTGTgacccccagcacacagccccccagctcccccGCGGCCACTCAGCCCTCTGTTATCTACACCGAGGTGGCCGTTGGGGGGCGCCACTGA